Proteins from a genomic interval of Heteronotia binoei isolate CCM8104 ecotype False Entrance Well chromosome 7, APGP_CSIRO_Hbin_v1, whole genome shotgun sequence:
- the LOC132575039 gene encoding cytochrome c oxidase subunit 6C, with translation MSSALLPKPQMRGLLASRLRKHLIAVSLMSLGIILGFKFGVSEPRKRAYAEFYKNYDATKEFEAMRDAGIFQSAPPKKK, from the exons ATGTCATCTGCTTTGTTGCCCAAACCGCAGATGAGAGGCCTGTTGGCTAGCCGTCTAAGGAAACACCTTATAGCAGTGTCTCTCATGTCTCTTGGAATTATACTTGGATTCAAG TTTGGTGTGTCTGAACCCAGGAAGCGAGCATATGCAGAGTTCTATAAGAACTATGATGCCACAAAGGAGTTCGAGGCCATGAGAGACGCAGGCATATTTCAGAGTGCACCGCCTAAAAAAAAATAa